A window of the Eleutherodactylus coqui strain aEleCoq1 chromosome 8, aEleCoq1.hap1, whole genome shotgun sequence genome harbors these coding sequences:
- the LOC136577531 gene encoding gamma-crystallin 2-like isoform X1: MCSTSVSAMKIVFFEDRNFQGRSYECSSDSSDLHAHVDQCNSIRVENGCWMIYECPNYMGYQYYLKKGEYPDYQRWMGINNCVRSCRIILPHQGSQQIKIYEKEDFKGQMMEISNDCSNVHERFQSSNIHSCNVIQGSWVFYEEPNYKGRQYLLKPGEYRRFSDWGAVNGRVGSFRPILDNY, encoded by the exons ATGTGTAGTACTTCTGTTTCAGCTATGAAA aTTGTTTTCTTTGAGGACAGGAACTTCCAGGGTCGTTCCTATGAATGCAGTTCAGATTCCTCTGATTTACATGCACATGTAGATCAGTGCAACTCAATCCGGGTAGAGAATGGCTGCTGGATGATCTATGAATGTCCCAACTACATGGGATATCAGTATTATTTGAAGAAGGGGGAATACCCAGATTATCAGAGGTGGATGGGTATCAACAACTGTGTCAGGTCTTGTCGCATCATTTTGCCA catcaagGATCCCAGCAGATAAAGATCTATGAGAAAGAAGACTTTAAGGGTCAAATGATGGAAATATCAAATGACTGCTCCAATGTTCATGAACGGTTTCAATCCAGCAATATCCATTCTTGCAATGTCATTCAAGGAAGCTGGGTCTTTTATGAAGAGCCCAATTACAAAGGAAGGCAATATCTCCTGAAGCCTGGAGAATACAGGAGGTTCAGTGACTGGGGAGCTGTGAATGGCAGGGTTGGTTCTTTCAGGCCCATCCTGGACAACTACTAA
- the LOC136577531 gene encoding gamma-crystallin D-like isoform X2 — MGKIVFFEDRNFQGRSYECSSDSSDLHAHVDQCNSIRVENGCWMIYECPNYMGYQYYLKKGEYPDYQRWMGINNCVRSCRIILPHQGSQQIKIYEKEDFKGQMMEISNDCSNVHERFQSSNIHSCNVIQGSWVFYEEPNYKGRQYLLKPGEYRRFSDWGAVNGRVGSFRPILDNY; from the exons ATGGGGAAG aTTGTTTTCTTTGAGGACAGGAACTTCCAGGGTCGTTCCTATGAATGCAGTTCAGATTCCTCTGATTTACATGCACATGTAGATCAGTGCAACTCAATCCGGGTAGAGAATGGCTGCTGGATGATCTATGAATGTCCCAACTACATGGGATATCAGTATTATTTGAAGAAGGGGGAATACCCAGATTATCAGAGGTGGATGGGTATCAACAACTGTGTCAGGTCTTGTCGCATCATTTTGCCA catcaagGATCCCAGCAGATAAAGATCTATGAGAAAGAAGACTTTAAGGGTCAAATGATGGAAATATCAAATGACTGCTCCAATGTTCATGAACGGTTTCAATCCAGCAATATCCATTCTTGCAATGTCATTCAAGGAAGCTGGGTCTTTTATGAAGAGCCCAATTACAAAGGAAGGCAATATCTCCTGAAGCCTGGAGAATACAGGAGGTTCAGTGACTGGGGAGCTGTGAATGGCAGGGTTGGTTCTTTCAGGCCCATCCTGGACAACTACTAA